Part of the Vibrio sp. SCSIO 43137 genome, GGGTTTCTTGGTCTGTGTCATAGCATTATTGAGGATACTATTCTCATCCTGTTACTGGGGGCAGATATTTCCGCTATCCTCTGGGCAAGGCTTGCTTTTGCCATTATGGTCGCTGCCTGTTGGGGAAGATTTTACAAATCCGTTCCCGCCTCATAGGGCTTAAGCCTTTCAGTACTCCGTTCGGTTTAATTTAAATGTGTTTTAAACACAGAGCTTTGCTTTCTCTGTGCTATGCCTATAAATAAACGTTTTTGTGATTAATAAAACAACACTTCTGAATTTTCTGATAAAAGGTTAGACCAGTTTCTGATATCCTTGCAGCGCATCTGAACCCGGAGCAGATTTTCTATGGGTTCAGTACCCGCAGACTGAATATAATTGAGGCGATAAGCAAATGTCTTCAGAACGAATTATTCCCCGTTCGCTACTAAAACTTCCTCTTTCGGTATTTGTAAAGAGTACAGTGATCCCATCAGGGCCGATCAGTGATTTAAACATCGATATTAATAAGCCGATTGTTTATGCCCTGCCTTTTCGCTCCAACATGGATCTATTTACCCTGAGAAGAAAAGCATTGGAGCTGGGCCTGCCTGATCCGCTTTCTCCCCTTGAGATTAATGGCAAGCAGTTTGGACGTTATGTTTATATTATCTCCCGTCCTTCTATGTTTCGTAGCAATAAGCATGTTCCGAGCTCATCTATCTCGCTGTTCAGCCAACTATTATCACTGCATGACGAAGATAAAGAGCTGGATGTTCAGGTTATTCCGGTATCTGTATTGTGGGGCAGAAAACCGGGTAAAGAGCAGAATGTGAAGCCTTATCTTGAACCGATGAACGCGACGCAAAAAGCATTATCTCTGTTACTTGCCGGCCGGGATTGTATGGTTCGTTTCAGCCCGGTTGTTTCACTACGCTATATGGCTACCTCACACGGAACCGATGAGTCCATTGCTCATAAGCTGGCAAGAGTGGCCAGAATTCACTTTTCTCGCCAGAAGATGGCAGCATCGGGGCCAAACCTGCCGGTACGCGAGCAGCTGTTTAACCGCTTGCTCAACTCAGAAGTGATACGAAATGCCATTGCCGATGAAGCTGCCAGTAAAAATATCAGCCTTGAGAAAGCGCAAAAAGAGGCCCGCTCCATTCTTGATGAGATTGCAGCTAACTTCTCTTATTCTCTGGTTAAAAATGGCGACAGAATTCTGGGCTGGCTATGGAACAAGCTTTATCAGGGGCTGAACATCAGCAATGCCGCGACGGTAAGACGTCTGGCTCAGGACGGGCATGAAATTGTTTATGTGCCGTGTCACCGTAGTCATATGGATTACCTGCTGCTCTCCTATGTTCTATACAATGAAGGTATGGTTCCTCCGCATATTGCTGCCGGTATTAACCTGAACTTTTTTCCGGCAGGTCCTATTTTCCGCCGTGGCGGTGCTTTCTTTATCCGTCGCAGCTTTAAAGGCAACCGTCTCTACTCAACCATTTTCCGCGAGTATCTGGCAGAACTGTTCAGTAAGGGCTACTCAGTAGAGTACTTTAGTGAAGGCGGACGCTCCCGTACCGGCCGGTTACTTCAGGCGAAAACCGGTATGCTGGCGATGACAATTCAGGCCATGTTAAGAGGGCTAAACCGCCCTGTAACCCTGGTTCCGGTTTATATCGGCTATGAACATGTGATGGAAGTTTCCACCTATGCCAAGGAGCTGCGTGGAAAGAGAAAAGAGAAAGAGAACGCAGGTCAGGTACTGAGAACCATACGTAAGCTACGTAACTTCGGACAGGGTTACGTGAACTTTGGCGAGCCCATTCCGCTAAACCAGTATCTGAATGAGCAGGTTCCTGAATGGTCTAAAGACATTAACCCTATGAACCCGACCAGACCGGACTGGCTGCTGCCGGTGGTAAATCAGCTTGCTGATAAGATGATGACCCATATTAACGATGCCGCAGCAACCAACGCGCTGACGCTCTGCGCAACCGCCTTACTGGCATCAAAACAGCGGGCTCTGGCTAAAGATACATTGGTTGCACAGATCGATTCTTATCTCTCTCTGTTAAAAAATGCACCTTATTCGCCTACCGCTACCATGCCGGATAAAACTGCAGAACAGTTGGTTGCTCATGCTATCGGGCTGGATAAGTTTGTAGTCGAGTCAGATACCATGGGTGATATTATTTCGTTAGATCGGGAACAGTCGATTTTGATGACATACTACCGCAATAACATCATTCACCTGTTTGCTATTCCGTCTCTGATTGCTCAGCTAATTGTGCAGAATGAATCACTGAGCATTAGTCAGGTTAAAAGCTCAGTAGAGGCCCTTTATCCTTTCCTGAAAAAAGAGCTATTCTTGCGCTTCGAACAGGATGAACTGTCGTCTGTAGTAGACAGCATTTTAGAGGAGCTTGTGCGTCAGGAATTGGTAGTACGAAAAGAAGATACCATCTACCTGAACGAACCGCAGATTCAGTCACTCATCCTACTGGGCAGAACCATTGCTGAAACTTTGCAACGCTACGCTATCGCAATTAACCTTCTTGGCGCTAACCCTGAGCTGGATAAATCTCAGTTAGAGCAACTGAGCCAGCAGGTTGCGCAGAGACTTGGCAGACTGCACGGTATTAATGCTCCGGAGTTCTTTGATAAGGGGGTATTTAGCTTTATGTTTAATACTCTGAAAGAGCAGGAGTACATTGACAGTAACGGCCAGTGTAATGTGACTAAGACTCAGGCGTTAGCGAAGATGCTATCTAACCTGATATCAACAGAAGTAAAACTCACTATTCAGGAAAGTCTGTACCAAGATGAACCTCAGGTAACAGATGAGTAAGATTGAAAAGGTTCTGAGTTAACTCAGAACCTTTTTTACTTATAAGGTACTCAGAAACAGGGCCAGGGCCATTACCATTCCGACCTGATTATTATTCAGAAATGCTTTAAAACAGTCGTCCCTTTCTCTTTTACTGATCAGATACTGCTGATAAACAAACAGGGCAGAAGAGACAAGAATTCCCCAGTAGAATGCCTGCCCCAGTTGCAGCCAAATTCCCAGAGCTATAAACAGCAACAACGTGACAAGTTGTAGTATGCCGATAATCATCTTGTCGAAGCGGCCAAAGAGAATGGCTGTCGATTTTAACCCGACCAACAAGTCATCATCGCGGTCCACCATGGCGTACTGGGTGTCGTAAGCGATTGTCCAAATGGCATTAATAACAAACAGCAACCATACCTGCGGAACCAGTTCATTGGCCTGAGCCGCCCAGGCCATAGGGATAGCCCAGCTAAATGCCAAACCAAGAAACAGTTGAGGAAGGTGGGTAAAGCGCTTCATAAAGGGGTAGATAAACGCCAGTACAATGCCGACAAAGGAGAGCTTCACCGTTAAGCTGTTCATAGTAAGCACAAGAAGGAATGAAACCAGTGCCAGAATAACAAACAGCACAATTGCCTCAACTGGGGTTACCTGCCCGGATGGCAACGGACGCAGTTTGGTTCTTTTAACATGACCATCAAAGTCACGGTCGGCAAAATCGTTAATCACGCATCCGGCCGAACGCATCAAAACTACACCGACAACAAATACGACTAATACGTCCCAGTCCGGCATCCCTTTCGCCGCCAATATCAATGACCACAGCGTCGGCCATAACAGCAATAATGAGCCTATCGGTCTGTCCATTCTCATTAACAGCCAATAAGATCTTGCTTTGGCAAAGCTCATTTAGCACTTCTCCTTTGAATACACTGGCGCATCCGGCAAAAACAGCTCAGCAACTAGCATGGGCTTCTGATTCATCCACAACCTTGAACGTCTGGCAATCAGCCTGCCGGACGGGGTTTCTGCCCAGCCTATTTTTAACTCGTCCCGGTGAACATTTTCCGCACTGAAAACCGTCAGCCCCAGAGGTATCTCGCCCTGCTCAGTTAAATCATAAGGTTGCTCTTCCAGAGACTGAGAAGGGATCAATGTTCTCCCTACTACCCACTCCTGTGAATCACCAAACAAAACAACCTCACGCAGAAGGAACTCACTACCGGACAGCAGAGCTCTCTCCTTCTCACTGATCTGCCGAACAGAAATCATAGTATTGTTTAACAAATTTACCGATAGTTTTTCACATTTCCCGGCTAAACGGCGTGACAGAGAACCCTTTTCCAGAAGCCAGGGCAGAGAAATCTCCCCGGATAGTTCAAACTTATTAACATCTTGCCAGTCAACGTCTTTGAGAGCAGCAATGTACAGCGATATCAGCTCATTCATGGTTATTTTTATTAATTAATGCTTGGGTTTTGGTTAAAGAAGCCGCAAAATACGATTATGCTTTGCGCCCCATTGTAGCAGAACAGGGCGATTCTAATATCGGAACAATAATAAAGAATCAAAAATATGCTGACACGTTATCTTTTACTTTTTACTTTCATCTGCACATCTCTGTTTTCCGTAACATCTCTTGCTAATGAAGAGGCAGATCAAGGTCCGGCTTTTGCCTACTACACGCTGGAACCGGATATGACGACTAACATCTACACCAAAGGCAAAACCCTTAGCTATCTGCAGGTAAGAATCGATCTTATGGTGGCCGATAATAGCTATATCGTCGATTTAGAGCAACACGATCCGCTAATCAGAAACACTATCGTTGAAATCATCGGGCAGCAGTCATCTGATCAGGTTAAGTCACTGGCAGGAAGAGAAGAACTGCGTAAAAAACTACTTGATGAGCTAAACAGCTTACTACTGGTTGAAACAGGCAGAACCCTGATTGCTGATCTGCTGTTTACTAAATACCTGTATCAATAAGCAAAGGAGAGCTATCTCCTTTGCTTTACCAACAAGCGCGAGTCTATCCAAGCTAAAGCAACACCACAAATCAGCCCCATAAGGTGTGCTGTATTGGCTATTGCCATATAGGGCTGTACAAAGCCCAACACCAGCCAGACCAACATAAAGCCAACTATGGGTTTAGGCAGTGACAAGTTTTTCTGCGGTGCAAGTTGTCCGGTAATCCAGATGTAGCCAAGCAGCGCATAAACCACCCCGGACAAGCCGCCAAAGTTGGCATCCTCTACCCAGAATTGACCCGCACCCGAAATCGCAGCGGACAACAAAGATATCTGCAATAACTTAAGGGTGCCTGAGTGTTTCTCTATATCACCACCTAGCTGCCACCACCAAAGTAAGTTAAAGGCAATGTGCACAGTGGAAAAATGCAGTAAAGCATGACTGAACCAACGCCATAGCTGATAGCGTTGTTCATCGAATGCAGGAAAATGCAGGCTGGAAAAAACCACCTCAGCAAAGCCAAGCTGCAAAGCTGCATAGATAACTATGGTTGCCATCATAATCAGCAGCGTAAAAGGCCCTGCTTTTGCTTTCACCATATTCAGCAGGCCGGGTGTCTGGTAAGCGAACTTTCTGGTTCTGCTGTCTGCCATATCCCATGACGCCGCCTGATACTTCTTGTTGTTTGGATCCTGAAGAAAGTGCTGCAGCTCTGATTCAGCTTCGATCTGATACTGATTGTCTTTCAGCCAGACAGCAAACATACCTCCGCCTTCCGGCATCATATCCACAGGGATGCCCCGAGAGGCCATATAATCGATAAAAGCCTGCGCTAATCTGGGATTATCAAGAACGATGAGTTTTATCACTAGTTACTCTCTGTCGGTAAACCTGCTGCATGCCATGCGGTAAATCCGCCATCCACACTATACACCTCTTCGTAACCCTGATTAACCAGATACTGAGCAGCCCCCTGACTACTGACTCCGTGATAACACATCACCAGAACAGGCTGCTCGAAGTCGACATCATTCATAAACTGTACAATGTTGTCATTAGTCAGATGCAGAGCTGATTTGGCGTGAGATGCGGTATATGAGCCGATATCACGTATATCAACCAGTACCGCTCCTCTGGTGGTCATTAATTCGTTGGCACCCATATTATCTATCTGTTTAAAGGTACTCATAGCTATTCCTTCTTCTTACTCTGATATCTATCCAGATATCAACTCAGCTTCTATTGTTAACTTTATCCACCAGCTGATCAATAAAACATCAACTGTGGATAAATTTGTGGATTGCGTTAATAAAGTGCTTCTGAAAATAAAGATCCACAATATATAGTGATGATCTTTGTTTTTCTGTGAGTATGTCATAGATTATCCCCAGTGGCATTCTGGCTGAAAACCCAGTCTGTTAGCCTGTTTCTTACAAGTCACCTAACATTTCTTCACAGAGTTATTCACAATTTATTTAACCCTTACTGCGCAATAAAATGATCAGATATAAAAAAACCGGGATCATAAGATCCCGGCCTTTAAAAATTTTCAATCTGTCAGCAGTTAAAACTCACCTACAGCAAGTTTAAGCTTTTTCATGGCATTCTTTTCTAGCTGTCTGATTCGCTCAGCCGATACACCATAGGTTTCTGCAAGCTCCTGAAGTGTCGACTTCTGATCATCAAGCCAACGGGAACGCACAATATGCTGACTACGCTCATCCAGAGTCGCTAACGCATGAGTCAGCCTGCTATTGGTGTGAGCTTCCCAGTTATCCGCTTCGACATTGTCGGCAAGGTCTGAATGCTTGTCTTCCAGATATAATACAGGCGCTGCATAGCTACCGCTGTCATCATCATCCGTTGGCATTTCAAAAGTAGCATCCTGAGCGGCAAGGCGGGATTCCATTTCACGGACTTCTGCCGGCTCTACACCCAGCTCACGGGCAACGGTCTCAACTTCACCATTGTTAAACCAGCCCAAACGCTTTTTCGACTTACGCAGGTTAAAAAACAGTTTTCTTTGTGCCTTGGTTGTGGCGATTTTCACGATACGCCAGTTTCTCAGTACGTACTCATGAATTTCAGCTTTGATCCAGTGTACAGCAAAGGAGACAAGGCGAACTCCGACTTCAGGGTTAAAACGTTTAACCGCCTTCATCAGACCGATATTACCTTCCTGAACAAGATCAGCCATCGGCAGACCGTAGCCTGAATAGCCACGGGCAACATGAACAACGAATCTAAGATGAGACAGAATCAGGCCTTTCGCCGCTTCTATTTCACCTTTGTAATGTAATCGCTCGGCTAATCCACGCTCTTCATCAGCTGTCAGCATAGGGTAGCTGTTCACTGAACGAATATAGCTGTCTAAGCTATCCTGGGATACTAATGCCATTTGATACGTTTGGTTTGTCATTCAATTCCTCAATAATCTTATGAAGAGCAATATTTCTATCTCTAAACCCATCAATATTGAACCTAATCAAAGAAAGTTTCAATAAGGGGATGCTAATTATCCACAGTTCTTTTCTATTAACAAGTGCAGATAGTGAATATTAGCCTTTGCGGATTACCTTTATGACAGAGTTCTGTTAAACAGGTTCAATTTCTTTTAAATGCTTACGGGCAGAGAACCTCGCGGCGACAAAGCCTAACAGCACTCCCGTCATTAATAACAGCAGAGATTCATCCCAGTTAAGACCCATTAATCTGAACTGACTATCGTAAAGCATGGCCAGATCTTCTACCGCACCATTGAGTAAAATGGTAATCACAGCGGTTAAGATCCATGCAGCCAAAGCACCAATCACACCAAACCACATACCAGAATAGAGATATGGACGCAGAATAAAGCCATCGGTAGCCCCTATCAGCTTCATCACCTGAATCTCTTCTTTATGCGCCAATACAGTAAACCTCAATGTATTACCCACAATAAGGAAGACGGCTCCCAGCATAAGTACTGCTGAAGTTGTGGCAATGACAATTGCCAGATTCTGAATGGCATTCAGTCGTGCAAGCCAGTCTTCATCCAGACGAACATCAGTAACGATATCAAGCTGCTGCGACTGGCTGGCTATCTTACGGATTTCGCTATTACTATCGACGGCGGGCTGAACCACCAATACCGCGGGCAAGGCATAATCATTTAACAGGGATATCGCCTGCTCAAAGCCGGAATATTCACTTAAATCATTAAGACCCTGTTGAGAGGAGATATATTTCACACTAGCAACGGAAGGCCAGTTTTCAATCTGATCCTTCAGCACCATTATTCGTGCTTCAGGCGTGCCTTCTTGAACATACAGGCTGACATTAGACGGAGTGGTTACTCCTTCTGCCACTTTGGCAATGTTCTTTCCAATCAGGTAACCGCATGCAGGTAAGGCAAGTGCTACTGCAATAACCGCTAACGTAAGAATATTGCCTAAAGGGCGTTGCCAGAGAGCAAAAAAGGAGGCTCTAAGCTGCTTAACATGCACCTTAACAAAGCCGTCATGCACTATGGCTGCTTTTGCCCTGCTATTACTGGCCATAACCTTCAACCTCGCTCATAAAGCCCTGATTCAGTTCAAAACGACGATGCTGAGGGCGGCTGTTAATCAGATTAATATCATGGGTTGCAATAATAATAGAGACACCAGCACGGTTGAACTCTTCAAATATCTGCATGGTCCGGTTGGATAGTTCAGGATCAAGGTTCCCCGTCGGTTCATCGGCCAACACTAATGCTGGACGATTAACTACCGCTCTGGCTATTCCGACTCGTTGTTGTTCACCGCCGGATAACTGACTCGGCAGGCATTTGGCTTTATCCAGCAAACCAAGCTTATCCAGTGCAGCAGAAACCCGGTGCCGGATATCATTTTCGGAGGCGGACTCTATTCTCATAGGCAGAGCCACATTTTCAAACACAGAGCGATCCATCAACAATCGGTGATCCTGAAACACAATTCCTATATTCCGACGTAAAAACGGAATATCTTTATTGGCTATCTGGGTGATGTCATGACCATTAAAATGAATTTTTCCGTCAGACGGACGCTCCATGGCACAAATCAGCTTTAGCAGAGTACTTTTACCTGCACCTGAATGACCACTAAGAAAGATCATCTCTTTCTTACGCAGATGAAAATCCACTTTCTGTAATGCCTGCCGGCCACCCCGGTAA contains:
- the glpG gene encoding rhomboid family intramembrane serine protease GlpG, producing MIKLIVLDNPRLAQAFIDYMASRGIPVDMMPEGGGMFAVWLKDNQYQIEAESELQHFLQDPNNKKYQAASWDMADSRTRKFAYQTPGLLNMVKAKAGPFTLLIMMATIVIYAALQLGFAEVVFSSLHFPAFDEQRYQLWRWFSHALLHFSTVHIAFNLLWWWQLGGDIEKHSGTLKLLQISLLSAAISGAGQFWVEDANFGGLSGVVYALLGYIWITGQLAPQKNLSLPKPIVGFMLVWLVLGFVQPYMAIANTAHLMGLICGVALAWIDSRLLVKQRR
- the glpE gene encoding thiosulfate sulfurtransferase GlpE, with the protein product MSTFKQIDNMGANELMTTRGAVLVDIRDIGSYTASHAKSALHLTNDNIVQFMNDVDFEQPVLVMCYHGVSSQGAAQYLVNQGYEEVYSVDGGFTAWHAAGLPTESN
- the rpoH gene encoding RNA polymerase sigma factor RpoH, yielding MTNQTYQMALVSQDSLDSYIRSVNSYPMLTADEERGLAERLHYKGEIEAAKGLILSHLRFVVHVARGYSGYGLPMADLVQEGNIGLMKAVKRFNPEVGVRLVSFAVHWIKAEIHEYVLRNWRIVKIATTKAQRKLFFNLRKSKKRLGWFNNGEVETVARELGVEPAEVREMESRLAAQDATFEMPTDDDDSGSYAAPVLYLEDKHSDLADNVEADNWEAHTNSRLTHALATLDERSQHIVRSRWLDDQKSTLQELAETYGVSAERIRQLEKNAMKKLKLAVGEF
- the ftsX gene encoding permease-like cell division protein FtsX, whose amino-acid sequence is MASNSRAKAAIVHDGFVKVHVKQLRASFFALWQRPLGNILTLAVIAVALALPACGYLIGKNIAKVAEGVTTPSNVSLYVQEGTPEARIMVLKDQIENWPSVASVKYISSQQGLNDLSEYSGFEQAISLLNDYALPAVLVVQPAVDSNSEIRKIASQSQQLDIVTDVRLDEDWLARLNAIQNLAIVIATTSAVLMLGAVFLIVGNTLRFTVLAHKEEIQVMKLIGATDGFILRPYLYSGMWFGVIGALAAWILTAVITILLNGAVEDLAMLYDSQFRLMGLNWDESLLLLMTGVLLGFVAARFSARKHLKEIEPV
- a CDS encoding flagellar basal body-associated protein FliL, with protein sequence MLTRYLLLFTFICTSLFSVTSLANEEADQGPAFAYYTLEPDMTTNIYTKGKTLSYLQVRIDLMVADNSYIVDLEQHDPLIRNTIVEIIGQQSSDQVKSLAGREELRKKLLDELNSLLLVETGRTLIADLLFTKYLYQ
- a CDS encoding chorismate lyase, with protein sequence MNELISLYIAALKDVDWQDVNKFELSGEISLPWLLEKGSLSRRLAGKCEKLSVNLLNNTMISVRQISEKERALLSGSEFLLREVVLFGDSQEWVVGRTLIPSQSLEEQPYDLTEQGEIPLGLTVFSAENVHRDELKIGWAETPSGRLIARRSRLWMNQKPMLVAELFLPDAPVYSKEKC
- the ftsE gene encoding cell division ATP-binding protein FtsE, which gives rise to MIRFQQVSKAYRGGRQALQKVDFHLRKKEMIFLSGHSGAGKSTLLKLICAMERPSDGKIHFNGHDITQIANKDIPFLRRNIGIVFQDHRLLMDRSVFENVALPMRIESASENDIRHRVSAALDKLGLLDKAKCLPSQLSGGEQQRVGIARAVVNRPALVLADEPTGNLDPELSNRTMQIFEEFNRAGVSIIIATHDINLINSRPQHRRFELNQGFMSEVEGYGQ
- the ubiA gene encoding 4-hydroxybenzoate octaprenyltransferase; amino-acid sequence: MSFAKARSYWLLMRMDRPIGSLLLLWPTLWSLILAAKGMPDWDVLVVFVVGVVLMRSAGCVINDFADRDFDGHVKRTKLRPLPSGQVTPVEAIVLFVILALVSFLLVLTMNSLTVKLSFVGIVLAFIYPFMKRFTHLPQLFLGLAFSWAIPMAWAAQANELVPQVWLLFVINAIWTIAYDTQYAMVDRDDDLLVGLKSTAILFGRFDKMIIGILQLVTLLLFIALGIWLQLGQAFYWGILVSSALFVYQQYLISKRERDDCFKAFLNNNQVGMVMALALFLSTL
- the plsB gene encoding glycerol-3-phosphate 1-O-acyltransferase PlsB; protein product: MSSERIIPRSLLKLPLSVFVKSTVIPSGPISDLNIDINKPIVYALPFRSNMDLFTLRRKALELGLPDPLSPLEINGKQFGRYVYIISRPSMFRSNKHVPSSSISLFSQLLSLHDEDKELDVQVIPVSVLWGRKPGKEQNVKPYLEPMNATQKALSLLLAGRDCMVRFSPVVSLRYMATSHGTDESIAHKLARVARIHFSRQKMAASGPNLPVREQLFNRLLNSEVIRNAIADEAASKNISLEKAQKEARSILDEIAANFSYSLVKNGDRILGWLWNKLYQGLNISNAATVRRLAQDGHEIVYVPCHRSHMDYLLLSYVLYNEGMVPPHIAAGINLNFFPAGPIFRRGGAFFIRRSFKGNRLYSTIFREYLAELFSKGYSVEYFSEGGRSRTGRLLQAKTGMLAMTIQAMLRGLNRPVTLVPVYIGYEHVMEVSTYAKELRGKRKEKENAGQVLRTIRKLRNFGQGYVNFGEPIPLNQYLNEQVPEWSKDINPMNPTRPDWLLPVVNQLADKMMTHINDAAATNALTLCATALLASKQRALAKDTLVAQIDSYLSLLKNAPYSPTATMPDKTAEQLVAHAIGLDKFVVESDTMGDIISLDREQSILMTYYRNNIIHLFAIPSLIAQLIVQNESLSISQVKSSVEALYPFLKKELFLRFEQDELSSVVDSILEELVRQELVVRKEDTIYLNEPQIQSLILLGRTIAETLQRYAIAINLLGANPELDKSQLEQLSQQVAQRLGRLHGINAPEFFDKGVFSFMFNTLKEQEYIDSNGQCNVTKTQALAKMLSNLISTEVKLTIQESLYQDEPQVTDE